One Rhizobiales bacterium GAS188 DNA window includes the following coding sequences:
- a CDS encoding Enamine deaminase RidA, house cleaning of reactive enamine intermediates, YjgF/YER057c/UK114 family, whose product MSAIADRLKTLGITLPTPVPPVANYVPFVISGRQLVISGQICAGLDGKIAEKHLGKLGGTVSMEAGKEAARFAAINVLAQAKAALGDLDRITRCVRLGGFINCAPDFAPLPQVMNGASDLMVEVFGDKGRHARSTVGVANLPLNCAVEVEALFELAA is encoded by the coding sequence ATGTCGGCTATCGCGGATCGTCTCAAAACGCTCGGCATCACGCTGCCGACACCCGTCCCACCGGTCGCGAATTATGTGCCATTCGTCATTTCCGGGCGCCAGCTGGTGATCTCGGGCCAGATCTGCGCCGGCCTCGACGGCAAGATCGCCGAGAAGCATCTGGGCAAGCTCGGCGGCACGGTGTCGATGGAGGCCGGCAAGGAGGCTGCCCGCTTTGCCGCCATCAACGTGCTCGCCCAGGCCAAGGCCGCGCTCGGCGATCTCGATCGCATCACGCGCTGCGTGCGGCTCGGCGGCTTCATCAACTGCGCGCCGGATTTCGCGCCGCTGCCGCAGGTGATGAACGGCGCCTCCGACCTGATGGTCGAGGTGTTCGGCGACAAGGGGCGCCATGCCCGCTCGACCGTCGGCGTCGCCAACCTGCCGCTCAACTGCGCGGTCGAGGTCGAGGCCTTGTTCGAGCTCGCCGCGTGA
- a CDS encoding Glycerophosphoryl diester phosphodiesterase, whose translation MSASLHWLTMRPIAHRGLHDKAKGVIENTAEAALAAIAGNFAIECDVQITADGEAVVFHDFTLERLTEGTGRVDAMGAKALTRVAMHGTTDHIITLQDWLGVVAGRSAVVIEVKSGFAGDMRLTRRAAEIAKAYDGPLVLKSFDPKVLRTLREIAPEIPRGIVAMDAYEYSDYLGLSVVEKHALANLLHFSETKPDFISWRVGDLPSAAPFLCRTQLGLPVMAWTVRTAEERELARLHSDQMVFEGFRP comes from the coding sequence GTGAGCGCTTCGCTGCATTGGCTGACGATGCGGCCGATCGCTCATCGCGGGTTGCACGACAAGGCGAAGGGCGTGATCGAGAACACCGCTGAGGCAGCCCTTGCGGCGATCGCCGGCAATTTCGCCATCGAGTGCGACGTCCAGATCACTGCGGATGGTGAGGCGGTGGTGTTCCACGACTTCACGCTCGAGCGCCTCACCGAGGGGACCGGACGCGTCGACGCGATGGGCGCCAAGGCGCTCACCCGCGTCGCGATGCATGGCACCACCGACCACATCATCACCTTGCAGGATTGGCTCGGCGTGGTGGCCGGCCGCTCCGCGGTGGTGATCGAGGTGAAAAGCGGCTTTGCGGGCGATATGCGGCTCACGCGCCGCGCGGCCGAGATCGCCAAGGCCTATGACGGGCCCTTGGTGCTCAAATCCTTCGATCCGAAGGTGCTGCGGACGCTGCGCGAGATCGCGCCCGAGATCCCGCGCGGCATCGTCGCCATGGACGCCTATGAGTATTCGGACTATCTCGGCTTGTCGGTCGTCGAGAAGCACGCTCTCGCCAATCTGTTGCATTTCTCCGAAACCAAGCCCGATTTCATCTCCTGGCGGGTGGGCGACTTGCCTTCGGCCGCACCCTTCCTGTGCCGCACGCAGCTCGGCCTGCCGGTGATGGCCTGGACAGTGCGCACCGCCGAGGAGCGCGAGCTCGCCAGGCTGCACTCGGACCAGATGGTCTTCGAGGGCTTTCGGCCGTAA
- a CDS encoding Adenylate cyclase, class 3, translating into MIDEKKLEERLVALEAAKSWSPRVVSRLEMLLRSGTDEALYRINPIQFATDKSIAEAEGIDLFLHACVAGLFDMDWLLVCPMCSDVVESFRSLRKLHTHFHCHLCQSDYDAALDDYIAVTFTVSAAVRSIRFHKPDGLSAWDYLFSYKMTPGGIMPDGVPWSEAAKGLIRALTRIAPGSAANLEVDAAEGGLLGQDFESDAQFFFPVARGAGVAPPHVPVILDSGKCVAATANIAPGKVVFEVRNAGKLPAVFGILQLPMATFQRPKLHFTPFLSGKRLLMTQTFRDFFRSEVISATEGIAVLDVTLVFTDLKGSTALYERIGDLNAYIQVQRHFQHLLDVTVRHNGAVTKTIGDAVMAAFLTSADAVRAALDMREAVDQLNRDRPQRDFILKIGVHRGASIAVTLNERLDYFGQTVNIAARVQNLADGDEICITEDVYGAPAVAEIIAPYPVAKSEAELKGVSKAMSVYHLARMAS; encoded by the coding sequence ATGATCGACGAAAAAAAGCTCGAAGAGCGCTTGGTCGCGCTCGAAGCGGCCAAATCCTGGAGTCCGCGCGTCGTCTCGCGGCTGGAGATGCTGCTGCGCTCGGGCACGGACGAGGCACTCTACCGCATCAATCCGATCCAGTTCGCCACAGACAAATCGATTGCCGAAGCTGAAGGGATCGATCTTTTCCTCCATGCCTGCGTGGCTGGGCTATTCGACATGGACTGGCTGCTCGTTTGTCCGATGTGCTCCGACGTTGTCGAGAGCTTCCGAAGCCTGCGCAAACTGCACACGCATTTCCACTGCCACCTCTGTCAAAGCGATTACGACGCCGCGCTCGACGATTACATCGCGGTGACGTTTACGGTTTCGGCCGCCGTGCGCAGCATCCGCTTCCATAAGCCGGATGGGCTTTCGGCCTGGGATTACCTCTTCTCTTATAAAATGACGCCGGGCGGCATCATGCCCGACGGCGTGCCATGGAGCGAGGCTGCCAAAGGGCTGATAAGGGCGCTAACCCGCATAGCGCCAGGCTCTGCGGCCAATCTTGAGGTTGATGCCGCCGAAGGCGGGCTTCTGGGCCAGGATTTCGAAAGCGACGCCCAATTTTTTTTCCCGGTCGCCAGGGGGGCGGGTGTAGCGCCGCCCCATGTGCCGGTCATACTCGACAGCGGCAAATGCGTGGCCGCCACAGCAAACATCGCACCCGGCAAGGTCGTGTTCGAAGTTCGCAACGCTGGCAAGCTGCCGGCGGTATTCGGCATCCTACAGCTTCCGATGGCGACGTTTCAGCGCCCGAAGCTTCACTTCACGCCATTCTTATCCGGCAAGCGACTGCTGATGACACAAACCTTTCGCGACTTCTTCCGCTCTGAGGTGATCAGCGCGACGGAGGGCATTGCGGTTCTCGACGTTACCCTCGTATTCACCGATCTCAAGGGCTCGACGGCGCTCTACGAGCGGATCGGCGACCTTAACGCCTACATTCAGGTGCAGCGGCACTTCCAGCATCTTCTCGACGTCACTGTTCGGCACAATGGCGCCGTCACCAAGACGATCGGTGACGCCGTGATGGCGGCGTTTTTGACTTCGGCCGATGCGGTGCGGGCGGCGCTTGATATGCGCGAGGCCGTGGATCAGTTAAATCGGGACCGCCCGCAGCGTGATTTCATCCTAAAAATCGGCGTGCATCGGGGAGCCTCGATCGCGGTCACGCTCAACGAGCGGCTCGATTATTTTGGCCAGACGGTGAATATCGCAGCGCGGGTGCAAAACCTTGCCGATGGCGACGAGATTTGTATCACCGAAGACGTTTACGGCGCGCCGGCTGTGGCGGAAATTATTGCGCCATACCCCGTGGCAAAGAGCGAGGCGGAACTCAAGGGCGTCAGCAAGGCCATGTCGGTCTATCATCTAGCCCGAATGGCATCCTAG
- a CDS encoding 2,4-dienoyl-CoA reductase (manually curated) codes for MTPFEPLALPNGSILRNRIAKATMEENMADAAHAPSADLMQLYTARAEGGAGLILTGNVMIDRRAMTGPGGVVLEDESNFATFGDWAQIGQAKGAQMWLQLNHPGRQVMKNMGQDTVAPSSVALDLGKYSKMFAAPRAMTEQDIHEVIARFVNAARIAEKAGFAGVQIHAAHGYLISQFLSPLTNRRSDRWGGALVNRAMLLLETVRAVRSAVSPKLSVAVKLNSADFQRGGFDADDAKRVVEMMNELPVDLVELSGGNFEAPAMQGSARDGRTLAREAYFLEFASDIAVVAKMPVMVTGGIRSVGVVQQIVDSGVAMAGIGTALAIRPDLPNLWKAGGDPRPELPPIRWKNKALVSLANMAVVKYQLRRLSRGMPPAPAVSPLKALLVQQLRTARLTRKYRRWMARSDAARQWPGAAIFLG; via the coding sequence ATGACCCCTTTCGAACCTCTTGCGCTCCCCAATGGGAGCATCCTTCGAAACCGTATCGCCAAGGCGACGATGGAAGAAAACATGGCCGATGCCGCGCATGCGCCCTCCGCCGACCTCATGCAGCTTTACACGGCTAGGGCGGAAGGCGGCGCAGGCCTGATTCTAACTGGCAACGTGATGATCGACCGCCGCGCCATGACCGGGCCGGGTGGCGTCGTGCTTGAGGACGAAAGCAATTTCGCCACTTTCGGCGACTGGGCACAGATCGGCCAAGCCAAAGGCGCGCAGATGTGGCTGCAGCTCAATCACCCGGGCCGCCAAGTCATGAAGAATATGGGCCAGGATACCGTGGCCCCGTCCTCTGTGGCGCTCGACCTTGGAAAATACTCCAAGATGTTTGCGGCGCCCAGGGCGATGACCGAGCAGGATATCCATGAAGTGATCGCACGCTTCGTCAATGCCGCGCGGATCGCCGAGAAGGCTGGTTTCGCGGGTGTCCAGATCCACGCCGCGCATGGCTATCTGATCAGCCAGTTTCTGTCCCCGCTGACCAACCGACGCAGCGACCGGTGGGGCGGCGCGCTCGTGAACAGGGCCATGCTCTTGCTCGAAACCGTCAGGGCCGTGCGGAGCGCAGTGTCGCCGAAACTCTCCGTGGCGGTAAAACTGAACTCGGCCGATTTCCAGCGCGGCGGCTTCGATGCGGATGACGCGAAGCGCGTGGTTGAGATGATGAACGAACTCCCTGTTGACTTGGTCGAACTCTCCGGCGGCAACTTCGAAGCGCCGGCCATGCAAGGTAGCGCCCGCGACGGCCGGACGCTGGCGCGCGAAGCCTACTTCCTCGAATTCGCCAGCGATATCGCGGTGGTAGCGAAGATGCCGGTGATGGTGACAGGCGGCATCCGCAGCGTCGGCGTTGTTCAGCAAATAGTGGACAGCGGGGTGGCTATGGCCGGCATCGGCACAGCGCTGGCAATCCGGCCGGACCTGCCGAACCTCTGGAAAGCAGGGGGCGACCCCCGACCGGAACTTCCGCCCATCCGCTGGAAGAACAAGGCACTTGTCTCGCTCGCGAACATGGCCGTCGTGAAATACCAACTGCGCCGCCTGAGCCGAGGCATGCCCCCTGCTCCAGCCGTGTCGCCGCTGAAGGCATTGCTGGTCCAGCAGCTAAGGACCGCGCGCCTGACGCGCAAATATCGCCGCTGGATGGCTCGATCTGACGCAGCGCGGCAATGGCCGGGCGCGGCCATTTTTCTCGGATGA
- a CDS encoding transcriptional regulator, MerR family — protein MRIGELARQTDLAPSKIRFYEAEGLIGAVERKLNGYRQYSDRTKQVLELISLAQQAGFSLAEIRALVPPQGKVPGSHDRMLAGLRKKLAELEALQNKLVEACAGLKLVIERIENTPPGGDCFENTEGVLKNFRGKPIPA, from the coding sequence ATGAGGATCGGTGAACTGGCACGGCAGACGGACCTGGCGCCGTCAAAAATCCGTTTCTATGAAGCGGAGGGGCTGATCGGTGCGGTCGAGCGCAAGTTGAACGGCTATCGGCAATATTCGGACCGCACCAAACAGGTGCTGGAGCTGATCAGCCTCGCCCAGCAGGCGGGTTTCTCGCTGGCTGAGATTCGCGCGCTGGTGCCACCACAGGGAAAAGTACCTGGCAGTCACGACAGGATGCTGGCCGGGCTGCGCAAGAAGCTGGCAGAGTTGGAAGCCTTGCAGAACAAGCTGGTCGAAGCGTGCGCCGGCCTGAAGCTGGTCATCGAGCGGATCGAGAACACGCCACCCGGCGGCGATTGCTTCGAAAACACCGAAGGCGTGTTGAAGAACTTTCGCGGCAAGCCAATACCCGCTTGA
- a CDS encoding ATP-dependent DNA helicase RecQ, producing MDRSVEWRATSDEHHVTPGNNEHSVMQISAASVPADAQDPKRHVLKNVFGFDDFRPGQAAVMEALLAGRHVLAVMPTGAGKSLCYQVPALVLGGLTLVVSPLVALMQDQVAALRLAGVAADTINSSFDRDANVAAWRRVTAGHTRLLYLAPERLMTGRMLEALARLDIRLIAIDEAHCISQWGPAFRREYEDLSRLRDIFPRVPIIALTATADETTRTDIAAQLYAGRVETLVLGFDRPNIKLGIEAKQDSKRQLLSFVQRHAGRSGIVYCLSRKKTEETAAFLDRNGVRALAYHAGMSKEARDANQNSFMTLSGVVMVATIAFGMGIDKPDVAYVFHTDLPSSLEAYYQEIGRAGRDGRPAEAHMLFGLGDIRMRRLFIEGEDAPAEHKRRAHGRLATLIGYCETAQCRRQILLNYFGEVASPCGNCDNCLDQALHADGEAEAQIILAAIAQTGERFGPAHIVDILRGQETQKVLAKGHHRLASFGTGIGRKKDVWQSLIRQLVAGGFLTLDLGGHGGLAIAEKGHELRRGEVPFQYRVDAPRRASRGKMRPTQDSAASVEGRDPALLAMLKAVRLRLARERQVPAYVIFSDRTLIDMAERCPRDLNAFAAVNGVGAAKLKDFGLIFLGAIAAHQSGASA from the coding sequence ATGGATAGATCGGTCGAATGGCGGGCCACGAGCGACGAGCACCATGTCACGCCCGGTAATAATGAGCACTCCGTGATGCAGATATCGGCGGCGAGCGTCCCGGCGGACGCGCAGGACCCCAAGCGGCACGTCTTGAAGAACGTGTTCGGCTTCGATGATTTTCGTCCAGGCCAGGCCGCCGTGATGGAGGCACTGCTGGCCGGGCGTCATGTGCTGGCTGTAATGCCGACCGGCGCCGGCAAATCGCTCTGCTATCAGGTCCCAGCGCTGGTTCTGGGCGGGCTCACCCTTGTCGTTTCGCCGCTGGTGGCCCTGATGCAGGATCAGGTCGCCGCCTTGCGTCTTGCCGGCGTGGCGGCCGATACGATCAATTCCTCATTCGACCGCGATGCCAACGTCGCCGCATGGCGCCGCGTTACGGCGGGCCATACACGCCTGCTCTATCTGGCGCCGGAGCGGCTCATGACCGGGCGGATGCTCGAGGCGCTCGCCAGGCTCGATATCCGCCTGATCGCTATCGATGAAGCGCATTGCATCTCCCAATGGGGCCCGGCGTTTCGGCGCGAATATGAAGATCTGTCGCGGCTGCGCGATATCTTCCCGAGAGTGCCGATCATTGCGCTGACGGCGACCGCGGACGAGACCACGCGCACCGACATCGCTGCGCAGCTGTATGCGGGGCGCGTCGAAACCTTGGTGCTGGGTTTCGACCGGCCGAACATCAAGCTTGGTATCGAGGCCAAGCAGGACAGCAAGCGCCAATTGTTGAGCTTCGTGCAGCGTCACGCGGGCCGCAGCGGGATCGTCTATTGCCTGTCGCGCAAAAAGACGGAAGAGACGGCGGCGTTCCTCGACCGGAACGGCGTGCGTGCTCTGGCCTATCATGCCGGCATGAGCAAGGAGGCGCGCGACGCCAATCAGAACAGCTTCATGACCTTGTCCGGCGTCGTGATGGTGGCGACCATCGCCTTCGGCATGGGGATCGACAAGCCGGATGTCGCCTATGTCTTCCACACCGATCTACCGAGCAGCCTCGAAGCCTATTATCAGGAAATCGGGCGTGCGGGCCGCGACGGACGGCCTGCCGAGGCACATATGCTTTTCGGTCTCGGCGATATCCGCATGCGTCGGCTTTTCATCGAAGGCGAGGATGCGCCGGCGGAGCATAAAAGGCGCGCGCATGGCCGGCTCGCCACCCTGATCGGTTATTGTGAGACGGCGCAGTGCCGCCGCCAGATTCTGCTGAACTATTTCGGCGAAGTCGCGTCGCCTTGCGGCAATTGCGACAATTGCCTTGACCAGGCGCTGCATGCGGATGGTGAGGCGGAGGCGCAGATCATCCTCGCGGCCATCGCGCAGACCGGCGAACGCTTCGGCCCGGCCCATATCGTCGATATCCTGCGCGGCCAGGAAACGCAGAAGGTCCTGGCCAAAGGCCATCACCGGCTTGCCAGCTTCGGGACCGGCATAGGGCGCAAGAAGGATGTGTGGCAATCCTTGATCCGCCAGCTCGTCGCGGGAGGTTTTCTGACATTGGATCTGGGCGGCCATGGCGGCCTCGCCATCGCCGAAAAGGGCCATGAACTACGCCGCGGCGAGGTGCCGTTCCAGTATCGCGTAGACGCGCCGCGCCGCGCATCACGCGGCAAGATGCGTCCCACCCAGGATTCCGCCGCAAGCGTGGAAGGCCGGGATCCCGCGCTCCTGGCCATGCTCAAGGCGGTACGGCTGCGTCTCGCCCGGGAGCGCCAGGTGCCCGCCTATGTGATCTTCTCTGATCGCACGCTGATCGACATGGCAGAGCGCTGTCCGCGCGACCTCAACGCCTTCGCCGCGGTCAATGGCGTGGGCGCCGCGAAGCTCAAGGATTTCGGACTGATCTTCCTCGGCGCCATCGCCGCGCATCAATCCGGCGCCTCAGCCTGA
- a CDS encoding Regulator of protease activity HflC, stomatin/prohibitin superfamily — MFGYRFIKTQPTQYVIQYRNGRPRREGSGLSFWYFGPTTSIVVVPTASVNEPFIFQEVTSDFQDVTVQGQITYRVTDPRRTASLLNFALDPKGKYVSEDPQKLSQRLIDQVQVAMRAELQALTLQQALTSGDALVARVSGALAGHPTVQALGLELLGLSILAVKPKPETARALEAEAREALLRRADEATYSRRNAAVEQERAIKENELATEVAVENKKRQVREAQMEAERSVQERRMRIEQEEMTGRIGLETQKKDLVTLASVNSREEADAKAYGLATMVKAFAGAEPKLLQALASVGMDPGQLMALAFRDFADNATKIGELNVSPDLLREILRPKATK; from the coding sequence ATGTTCGGCTACCGTTTCATCAAGACACAGCCCACACAATATGTGATCCAGTATCGAAACGGCCGGCCGAGGAGAGAGGGCTCCGGGCTCTCCTTCTGGTATTTCGGGCCGACCACCTCGATCGTCGTGGTGCCGACCGCCAGCGTCAACGAGCCCTTCATCTTCCAGGAAGTGACGTCCGATTTTCAGGACGTCACCGTCCAGGGCCAGATCACCTACCGGGTCACCGATCCGCGGCGCACGGCGTCGCTGCTCAATTTCGCGCTCGACCCCAAGGGCAAATATGTATCGGAGGACCCCCAGAAGCTCTCGCAGCGCTTGATCGACCAGGTGCAGGTGGCGATGCGGGCGGAGCTGCAGGCCTTGACGCTGCAGCAGGCGCTGACTTCAGGAGATGCGCTCGTCGCCCGGGTGTCAGGAGCGCTCGCCGGCCATCCTACCGTCCAGGCGCTGGGGCTCGAGCTCCTCGGGCTCTCCATACTCGCCGTCAAGCCGAAGCCCGAGACGGCGCGTGCGCTCGAGGCGGAGGCACGCGAAGCCCTGTTGCGACGAGCCGACGAGGCGACCTATTCGCGCCGCAACGCCGCCGTCGAGCAGGAGCGCGCCATCAAGGAGAATGAGCTTGCGACCGAGGTCGCGGTCGAGAACAAGAAGCGGCAGGTGCGCGAGGCGCAAATGGAGGCGGAGCGCTCGGTGCAGGAGCGCCGCATGCGCATCGAGCAGGAGGAGATGACCGGCAGGATCGGGCTCGAGACCCAGAAGAAGGACCTCGTGACGCTCGCCAGTGTCAATTCCCGCGAGGAAGCCGACGCCAAGGCCTATGGTCTTGCGACCATGGTGAAGGCATTCGCCGGCGCCGAGCCGAAGCTGTTGCAGGCGCTCGCTTCCGTCGGCATGGATCCCGGCCAATTGATGGCGCTCGCCTTCCGCGACTTCGCCGACAATGCCACGAAGATCGGCGAGCTCAACGTCTCACCGGACTTGCTCCGCGAGATCCTGCGGCCGAAAGCGACAAAGTGA